The following are encoded in a window of Rissa tridactyla isolate bRisTri1 chromosome 15, bRisTri1.patW.cur.20221130, whole genome shotgun sequence genomic DNA:
- the LLGL2 gene encoding LLGL scribble cell polarity complex component 2 isoform X1: MRRFLRPGHDPVRERLKRDLFQFNKTVEHGFPHQPSALGYSPFLRLMAIGTRSGAIKLYGAPGVEFMGLHEENNTVMQIHFIPDQCQLVTLLDDNSLHLWSLKQHSGASELREEHRFTLKGPPGSPPSATQITAVLPHSSREVLYLGTESGNIFVVELPSFRVLEDRTITSEAVLQRVPEDYCNRRSCELVEALREHPKNPDQILIGYSRGLIVLWDLQNNKVTHHFLGSQQLENLYWQRDGSKFISCHYDGSYTQWPVSSDNRQPEPLENLVPYGPFPCKAISKIYWQTTKNGLPYIIFQGGMPRASYGDRHSISVVHGSQQTAFDFTSRVIDFFIIFSSEPTAEFDDPSAMVVLAEEELVVIDLKTAGWPAVHPPYLASLHCSAITCSHHVSNIPLKLWERIISAGSKQNIHYSNMPWPIDGGTNVAPDPPQRDLLLTGHEDGTVRFWDASGVCLHLLYKLSTVRVFLTDADPNDNMNTLGEDEWPPLRKVGTFDPYSDDPRLGIQKIYLCKYSGYLAVAGTAGQVLVMELNDEDAEHVVDHAEADLLQDQEGYRWKGHEKLKTRDGPVRFEAGFQPFVLVQCQPPAVVTSLALHSEWKLVAFGTSHGFGLFDHQQKRLVFVKCTLHPSDQLALEGPLSRVKSLKKSLRQSFRRIRRSRVSSRKRRGGSGNASEVQEANAKFDQDALQEMELAPVQRKIEARSAEDSFTGFVRTLYFADTFLRDSSRHCPSLWAGTNGGTVYAFCLRVPPAERRMDEPVRAEQAKEIQLMHRAPVVGILVLDGRSTPLPEPLEVAHDLSKSPDMQGSHQLLVVSEEQFKVFTLPKVSSKLKLKLTALEGCRVRKVTVANFGSCKTDDYSENDLAVLTNLGDIQIISLPFLKLQIRYPCIRKEDVSGIASCVFTKYGQGFYLISPSEFERFSLSTKWLVEPRCIVDMPEVTSNNHMHNKSGIENAARKSRGSGRSSGDYGEDERKSGRLMEHALLNDEKVLKEIQSTLEGGRGSYAERNLARNPLGHGLSNGGAD, translated from the exons ATGAGAAGGTTCTTAAGACCCGGACATGATCCAGTGAGAGAGAGGCTTAAACGCGACCTTTTCCAGTTTAACAAG ACTGTGGAACATGGATTTCCTCATCAACCCAGTGCACTGGGCTATAGCCCATTTCTCCGCCTTATGGCCATTGGAACACGATCAGGAGCCATCAAACT ATATGGTGCTCCTGGGGTGGAGTTCATGGGTTTACATGAAGAAAACAATACTGTAATGCAGATTCACTTTATACCTGATCAG tGCCAGCTGGTGACATTGCTAGATGATAACAGCTTGCATCTCTGGAGTTTGAAGCAGCACAGTGGAGCATCTGAGCTGCGGGAGGAGCACCGCTTCACATTGAAAGGGCCACCTGG GTCACCACCGAGTGCCACGCAGATAACAGCTGTCCTTCCCCATTCCTCACGGGAAGTCCTGTATCTTGGCACAGAGAGTGGCAACATCTTTGTAGTGGAGCTTCCATCATTCAGAGTGCTAGAGGACAGGACCATAACCTCTGAGGCTGTGCTGCAGCG GGTACCGGAAGATTATTGTAACAGGCGATCATGTGAACTGGTGGAAGCTCTTCGGGAACATCCTAAGAACCCTGACCAGATCCTAATTGGATATAGCAGGGGCTTGATTGTCCTCTGGGACCTGCAGAATAACAAAGTGACACACCATTTCCTGGGCAGCCAG CAACTGGAGAACCTCTACTGGCAGAGGGATGGCAGTAAATTCATTAGTTGTCACTACGATGGAAGTTACACCCAGTGGCCAGTATCCAGCGACAACAGGCAGCCTGAGCCTCTGGAAAACCTTGTGCCTTATG GTCCTTTTCCTTGCAAGGCCATCTCCAAGATCTATTGGCAGACAACGAAAAATGG GCTTCCTTACATTATATTCCAAGGAGGGATGCCCCGGGCTAGCTATGGTGACCGGCACAGTATCTCTGTTGTCCATGGCAGTCAGCAAACAGCCTTTGACTTCACATCACGGGTGATAGACTTCTTTATAATCTTCAGTTCAGAGCCTACTGCAG AGTTTGATGACCCTTCTGCTATGGTGGTGCTGGCAGAAGAAGAGCTGGTAGTTATAGACTTGAAAACTGCAGGCTGGCCAGCAGTCCATCCTCCGTACCTGGCTTCTCTCCATTGCTCAGCCATCACCTGCTCGCACCATGTCTCCAACATCCCACTGAAACTGTGGGAGAGGATTATCAGTGCTGGGAGCAAGCAGAACATTCACTACTCGAATATG CCATGGCCGATTGATGGTGGCACGAATGTAGCTCCAGATCCTCCGCAGAGGGACTTGCTTCTAACAGG GCATGAAGATGGCACTGTGCGGTTTTGGGATGCATCTGGTGTCTGCTTACATCTCCTTTATAAGCTAAGCACAGTGAGAGTATTTCTCACAGATGCTGATCCCAATGACAATATGAACACCCTGGGTGAGGACGAATGGCCTCCACTTCGCAAA GTTGGTACCTTCGACCCTTACAGTGATGATCCTAGACTTGGGATCCAGAAGATCTACCTGTGTAAATACAGTGGGTACTTGGCTGTAGCTGGTACAGCAGGACAG GTACTGGTGATGGAACTGAATGACGAAGATGCAGAACATGTTGTGGACCATGCTGAAGCAGATCTCCTGCAGGACCAAGAGGGCTATCGATGGAAAGGTCACGAGAAACTAAAGACTCGAGATGGACCTGTTCGATTTGAAGCTGGTTTTCAGCCGTTTGTCCTTGTCCAATGTCAGCCACCAGCTGTGGTCACCTCATTGGCCCTTCACTCTGAATGGAAGCTTGTGGCCTTTGGTACTAGTCATGGTTTTGGGCTTTTTGATCACCAGCAGAAACGACTGGTCTTTGTCAA GTGTACACTGCATCCCAGTGACCAACTGGCCTTAGAAGGCCCACTGTCTCGGGTGAAATCCTTGAAGAAGTCCCTCCGTCAATCATTCAGGCGGATCAGAAGAAGCCGGGTGTCTAGTAGGAAGCGACGAGGAGGTAGTGGAAATGCCTCAGAG GTGCAAGAAGCAAATGCCAAATTTGACCAAGACGCATTGCAGGAAATGGAACTGGCTCCAGTCCAGCGGAAGATTGAAGCCCGGTCTGCAGAAGACTCTTTCACTGGCTTTGTGCGCACCTTATATTTTGCTGATACCTTCTTGAGAGACA GCTCGCGCCACTGCCCGTCCTTGTGGGCAGGCACCAATGGAGGTACAGTCTACGCCTTCTGTTTACGTGTTCCTCCAGCAGAGAGGAGGATGGATGAACCTGTCAGGGCAGAGCAGG CCAAAGAGATTCAGCTGATGCACAGGGCTCCTGTTGTGGGTATACTTGTCTTGGATGGACGCAGCACTCCCCTCCCAGAACCCCTAGAAGTAGCACATGACCTTTCTAAGAGTCCTGATATGCAAGGCAGCCATCAACTGCTGGTGGTTTCTGAAGAGCAATTTAAG GTATTCACATTACCCAAGGTTAGCTCCAAACTGAAGCTCAAGCTGACGGCCCTGGAAGGCTGTAGGGTACGAAAGGTGACGGTTGCGAACTTTGGCAGCTGCAAGACTGACGATTATAGTGAAAATGACCTGGCTGTCCTGACTAACCTGGGAGACATTCAGATCATCTCGCTGCCCTTCCTCAAGTTACAGATCCGTTACCCTTGCATCCGCAAAGAAGATGTGAGCGGCATTGCATCCTGCGTCTTCACCAAATATGGCCAAG GTTTCTATCTGATCTCGCCATCGGAGTTTGAGAGGTTTTCCCTTTCTACCAAATGGTTAGTGGAGCCCCGGTGCATTGTGGACATGCCCGAAGTTACAAGCAACAATCATATGCACAACAAGTCTGGCATAGAGAATGCTGCAAGAAAATCCAG gGGATCAGGAAGGAGTTCAGGAGACTATGGAGAAGATG aaaggaaGTCTGGGAGGCTGATGGAACATGCATTACTCAATGATGAAA
- the LLGL2 gene encoding LLGL scribble cell polarity complex component 2 isoform X2, with amino-acid sequence MRRFLRPGHDPVRERLKRDLFQFNKTVEHGFPHQPSALGYSPFLRLMAIGTRSGAIKLYGAPGVEFMGLHEENNTVMQIHFIPDQCQLVTLLDDNSLHLWSLKQHSGASELREEHRFTLKGPPGSPPSATQITAVLPHSSREVLYLGTESGNIFVVELPSFRVLEDRTITSEAVLQRVPEDYCNRRSCELVEALREHPKNPDQILIGYSRGLIVLWDLQNNKVTHHFLGSQQLENLYWQRDGSKFISCHYDGSYTQWPVSSDNRQPEPLENLVPYGPFPCKAISKIYWQTTKNGLPYIIFQGGMPRASYGDRHSISVVHGSQQTAFDFTSRVIDFFIIFSSEPTAEFDDPSAMVVLAEEELVVIDLKTAGWPAVHPPYLASLHCSAITCSHHVSNIPLKLWERIISAGSKQNIHYSNMPWPIDGGTNVAPDPPQRDLLLTGHEDGTVRFWDASGVCLHLLYKLSTVRVFLTDADPNDNMNTLGEDEWPPLRKVGTFDPYSDDPRLGIQKIYLCKYSGYLAVAGTAGQVLVMELNDEDAEHVVDHAEADLLQDQEGYRWKGHEKLKTRDGPVRFEAGFQPFVLVQCQPPAVVTSLALHSEWKLVAFGTSHGFGLFDHQQKRLVFVKCTLHPSDQLALEGPLSRVKSLKKSLRQSFRRIRRSRVSSRKRRGGSGNASEVQEANAKFDQDALQEMELAPVQRKIEARSAEDSFTGFVRTLYFADTFLRDSSRHCPSLWAGTNGGTVYAFCLRVPPAERRMDEPVRAEQAKEIQLMHRAPVVGILVLDGRSTPLPEPLEVAHDLSKSPDMQGSHQLLVVSEEQFKVFTLPKVSSKLKLKLTALEGCRVRKVTVANFGSCKTDDYSENDLAVLTNLGDIQIISLPFLKLQIRYPCIRKEDVSGIASCVFTKYGQGFYLISPSEFERFSLSTKWLVEPRCIVDMPEVTSNNHMHNKSGIENAARKSRGSGRSSGDYGEDERKSGRLMEHALLNDEKVLKEIQSTLEGGRGSYAERNLARNPLGHGLSNGGD; translated from the exons ATGAGAAGGTTCTTAAGACCCGGACATGATCCAGTGAGAGAGAGGCTTAAACGCGACCTTTTCCAGTTTAACAAG ACTGTGGAACATGGATTTCCTCATCAACCCAGTGCACTGGGCTATAGCCCATTTCTCCGCCTTATGGCCATTGGAACACGATCAGGAGCCATCAAACT ATATGGTGCTCCTGGGGTGGAGTTCATGGGTTTACATGAAGAAAACAATACTGTAATGCAGATTCACTTTATACCTGATCAG tGCCAGCTGGTGACATTGCTAGATGATAACAGCTTGCATCTCTGGAGTTTGAAGCAGCACAGTGGAGCATCTGAGCTGCGGGAGGAGCACCGCTTCACATTGAAAGGGCCACCTGG GTCACCACCGAGTGCCACGCAGATAACAGCTGTCCTTCCCCATTCCTCACGGGAAGTCCTGTATCTTGGCACAGAGAGTGGCAACATCTTTGTAGTGGAGCTTCCATCATTCAGAGTGCTAGAGGACAGGACCATAACCTCTGAGGCTGTGCTGCAGCG GGTACCGGAAGATTATTGTAACAGGCGATCATGTGAACTGGTGGAAGCTCTTCGGGAACATCCTAAGAACCCTGACCAGATCCTAATTGGATATAGCAGGGGCTTGATTGTCCTCTGGGACCTGCAGAATAACAAAGTGACACACCATTTCCTGGGCAGCCAG CAACTGGAGAACCTCTACTGGCAGAGGGATGGCAGTAAATTCATTAGTTGTCACTACGATGGAAGTTACACCCAGTGGCCAGTATCCAGCGACAACAGGCAGCCTGAGCCTCTGGAAAACCTTGTGCCTTATG GTCCTTTTCCTTGCAAGGCCATCTCCAAGATCTATTGGCAGACAACGAAAAATGG GCTTCCTTACATTATATTCCAAGGAGGGATGCCCCGGGCTAGCTATGGTGACCGGCACAGTATCTCTGTTGTCCATGGCAGTCAGCAAACAGCCTTTGACTTCACATCACGGGTGATAGACTTCTTTATAATCTTCAGTTCAGAGCCTACTGCAG AGTTTGATGACCCTTCTGCTATGGTGGTGCTGGCAGAAGAAGAGCTGGTAGTTATAGACTTGAAAACTGCAGGCTGGCCAGCAGTCCATCCTCCGTACCTGGCTTCTCTCCATTGCTCAGCCATCACCTGCTCGCACCATGTCTCCAACATCCCACTGAAACTGTGGGAGAGGATTATCAGTGCTGGGAGCAAGCAGAACATTCACTACTCGAATATG CCATGGCCGATTGATGGTGGCACGAATGTAGCTCCAGATCCTCCGCAGAGGGACTTGCTTCTAACAGG GCATGAAGATGGCACTGTGCGGTTTTGGGATGCATCTGGTGTCTGCTTACATCTCCTTTATAAGCTAAGCACAGTGAGAGTATTTCTCACAGATGCTGATCCCAATGACAATATGAACACCCTGGGTGAGGACGAATGGCCTCCACTTCGCAAA GTTGGTACCTTCGACCCTTACAGTGATGATCCTAGACTTGGGATCCAGAAGATCTACCTGTGTAAATACAGTGGGTACTTGGCTGTAGCTGGTACAGCAGGACAG GTACTGGTGATGGAACTGAATGACGAAGATGCAGAACATGTTGTGGACCATGCTGAAGCAGATCTCCTGCAGGACCAAGAGGGCTATCGATGGAAAGGTCACGAGAAACTAAAGACTCGAGATGGACCTGTTCGATTTGAAGCTGGTTTTCAGCCGTTTGTCCTTGTCCAATGTCAGCCACCAGCTGTGGTCACCTCATTGGCCCTTCACTCTGAATGGAAGCTTGTGGCCTTTGGTACTAGTCATGGTTTTGGGCTTTTTGATCACCAGCAGAAACGACTGGTCTTTGTCAA GTGTACACTGCATCCCAGTGACCAACTGGCCTTAGAAGGCCCACTGTCTCGGGTGAAATCCTTGAAGAAGTCCCTCCGTCAATCATTCAGGCGGATCAGAAGAAGCCGGGTGTCTAGTAGGAAGCGACGAGGAGGTAGTGGAAATGCCTCAGAG GTGCAAGAAGCAAATGCCAAATTTGACCAAGACGCATTGCAGGAAATGGAACTGGCTCCAGTCCAGCGGAAGATTGAAGCCCGGTCTGCAGAAGACTCTTTCACTGGCTTTGTGCGCACCTTATATTTTGCTGATACCTTCTTGAGAGACA GCTCGCGCCACTGCCCGTCCTTGTGGGCAGGCACCAATGGAGGTACAGTCTACGCCTTCTGTTTACGTGTTCCTCCAGCAGAGAGGAGGATGGATGAACCTGTCAGGGCAGAGCAGG CCAAAGAGATTCAGCTGATGCACAGGGCTCCTGTTGTGGGTATACTTGTCTTGGATGGACGCAGCACTCCCCTCCCAGAACCCCTAGAAGTAGCACATGACCTTTCTAAGAGTCCTGATATGCAAGGCAGCCATCAACTGCTGGTGGTTTCTGAAGAGCAATTTAAG GTATTCACATTACCCAAGGTTAGCTCCAAACTGAAGCTCAAGCTGACGGCCCTGGAAGGCTGTAGGGTACGAAAGGTGACGGTTGCGAACTTTGGCAGCTGCAAGACTGACGATTATAGTGAAAATGACCTGGCTGTCCTGACTAACCTGGGAGACATTCAGATCATCTCGCTGCCCTTCCTCAAGTTACAGATCCGTTACCCTTGCATCCGCAAAGAAGATGTGAGCGGCATTGCATCCTGCGTCTTCACCAAATATGGCCAAG GTTTCTATCTGATCTCGCCATCGGAGTTTGAGAGGTTTTCCCTTTCTACCAAATGGTTAGTGGAGCCCCGGTGCATTGTGGACATGCCCGAAGTTACAAGCAACAATCATATGCACAACAAGTCTGGCATAGAGAATGCTGCAAGAAAATCCAG gGGATCAGGAAGGAGTTCAGGAGACTATGGAGAAGATG aaaggaaGTCTGGGAGGCTGATGGAACATGCATTACTCAATGATGAAA
- the LLGL2 gene encoding LLGL scribble cell polarity complex component 2 isoform X5, with the protein MRRFLRPGHDPVRERLKRDLFQFNKTVEHGFPHQPSALGYSPFLRLMAIGTRSGAIKLYGAPGVEFMGLHEENNTVMQIHFIPDQCQLVTLLDDNSLHLWSLKQHSGASELREEHRFTLKGPPGSPPSATQITAVLPHSSREVLYLGTESGNIFVVELPSFRVLEDRTITSEAVLQRVPEDYCNRRSCELVEALREHPKNPDQILIGYSRGLIVLWDLQNNKVTHHFLGSQQLENLYWQRDGSKFISCHYDGSYTQWPVSSDNRQPEPLENLVPYGPFPCKAISKIYWQTTKNGLPYIIFQGGMPRASYGDRHSISVVHGSQQTAFDFTSRVIDFFIIFSSEPTAEFDDPSAMVVLAEEELVVIDLKTAGWPAVHPPYLASLHCSAITCSHHVSNIPLKLWERIISAGSKQNIHYSNMPWPIDGGTNVAPDPPQRDLLLTGHEDGTVRFWDASGVCLHLLYKLSTVRVFLTDADPNDNMNTLGEDEWPPLRKVGTFDPYSDDPRLGIQKIYLCKYSGYLAVAGTAGQVLVMELNDEDAEHVVDHAEADLLQDQEGYRWKGHEKLKTRDGPVRFEAGFQPFVLVQCQPPAVVTSLALHSEWKLVAFGTSHGFGLFDHQQKRLVFVKCTLHPSDQLALEGPLSRVKSLKKSLRQSFRRIRRSRVSSRKRRGGSGNASEVQEANAKFDQDALQEMELAPVQRKIEARSAEDSFTGFVRTLYFADTFLRDSSRHCPSLWAGTNGGTVYAFCLRVPPAERRMDEPVRAEQAKEIQLMHRAPVVGILVLDGRSTPLPEPLEVAHDLSKSPDMQGSHQLLVVSEEQFKVFTLPKVSSKLKLKLTALEGCRVRKVTVANFGSCKTDDYSENDLAVLTNLGDIQIISLPFLKLQIRYPCIRKEDVSGIASCVFTKYGQGFYLISPSEFERFSLSTKWLVEPRCIVDMPEVTSNNHMHNKSGIENAARKSRGSGRSSGDYGEDERKSGRLMEHALLNDEKVLKEIQSTLEGGRGRDHIPTSQRNRTLSIRIQELCRKKFGKKSIRTWTK; encoded by the exons ATGAGAAGGTTCTTAAGACCCGGACATGATCCAGTGAGAGAGAGGCTTAAACGCGACCTTTTCCAGTTTAACAAG ACTGTGGAACATGGATTTCCTCATCAACCCAGTGCACTGGGCTATAGCCCATTTCTCCGCCTTATGGCCATTGGAACACGATCAGGAGCCATCAAACT ATATGGTGCTCCTGGGGTGGAGTTCATGGGTTTACATGAAGAAAACAATACTGTAATGCAGATTCACTTTATACCTGATCAG tGCCAGCTGGTGACATTGCTAGATGATAACAGCTTGCATCTCTGGAGTTTGAAGCAGCACAGTGGAGCATCTGAGCTGCGGGAGGAGCACCGCTTCACATTGAAAGGGCCACCTGG GTCACCACCGAGTGCCACGCAGATAACAGCTGTCCTTCCCCATTCCTCACGGGAAGTCCTGTATCTTGGCACAGAGAGTGGCAACATCTTTGTAGTGGAGCTTCCATCATTCAGAGTGCTAGAGGACAGGACCATAACCTCTGAGGCTGTGCTGCAGCG GGTACCGGAAGATTATTGTAACAGGCGATCATGTGAACTGGTGGAAGCTCTTCGGGAACATCCTAAGAACCCTGACCAGATCCTAATTGGATATAGCAGGGGCTTGATTGTCCTCTGGGACCTGCAGAATAACAAAGTGACACACCATTTCCTGGGCAGCCAG CAACTGGAGAACCTCTACTGGCAGAGGGATGGCAGTAAATTCATTAGTTGTCACTACGATGGAAGTTACACCCAGTGGCCAGTATCCAGCGACAACAGGCAGCCTGAGCCTCTGGAAAACCTTGTGCCTTATG GTCCTTTTCCTTGCAAGGCCATCTCCAAGATCTATTGGCAGACAACGAAAAATGG GCTTCCTTACATTATATTCCAAGGAGGGATGCCCCGGGCTAGCTATGGTGACCGGCACAGTATCTCTGTTGTCCATGGCAGTCAGCAAACAGCCTTTGACTTCACATCACGGGTGATAGACTTCTTTATAATCTTCAGTTCAGAGCCTACTGCAG AGTTTGATGACCCTTCTGCTATGGTGGTGCTGGCAGAAGAAGAGCTGGTAGTTATAGACTTGAAAACTGCAGGCTGGCCAGCAGTCCATCCTCCGTACCTGGCTTCTCTCCATTGCTCAGCCATCACCTGCTCGCACCATGTCTCCAACATCCCACTGAAACTGTGGGAGAGGATTATCAGTGCTGGGAGCAAGCAGAACATTCACTACTCGAATATG CCATGGCCGATTGATGGTGGCACGAATGTAGCTCCAGATCCTCCGCAGAGGGACTTGCTTCTAACAGG GCATGAAGATGGCACTGTGCGGTTTTGGGATGCATCTGGTGTCTGCTTACATCTCCTTTATAAGCTAAGCACAGTGAGAGTATTTCTCACAGATGCTGATCCCAATGACAATATGAACACCCTGGGTGAGGACGAATGGCCTCCACTTCGCAAA GTTGGTACCTTCGACCCTTACAGTGATGATCCTAGACTTGGGATCCAGAAGATCTACCTGTGTAAATACAGTGGGTACTTGGCTGTAGCTGGTACAGCAGGACAG GTACTGGTGATGGAACTGAATGACGAAGATGCAGAACATGTTGTGGACCATGCTGAAGCAGATCTCCTGCAGGACCAAGAGGGCTATCGATGGAAAGGTCACGAGAAACTAAAGACTCGAGATGGACCTGTTCGATTTGAAGCTGGTTTTCAGCCGTTTGTCCTTGTCCAATGTCAGCCACCAGCTGTGGTCACCTCATTGGCCCTTCACTCTGAATGGAAGCTTGTGGCCTTTGGTACTAGTCATGGTTTTGGGCTTTTTGATCACCAGCAGAAACGACTGGTCTTTGTCAA GTGTACACTGCATCCCAGTGACCAACTGGCCTTAGAAGGCCCACTGTCTCGGGTGAAATCCTTGAAGAAGTCCCTCCGTCAATCATTCAGGCGGATCAGAAGAAGCCGGGTGTCTAGTAGGAAGCGACGAGGAGGTAGTGGAAATGCCTCAGAG GTGCAAGAAGCAAATGCCAAATTTGACCAAGACGCATTGCAGGAAATGGAACTGGCTCCAGTCCAGCGGAAGATTGAAGCCCGGTCTGCAGAAGACTCTTTCACTGGCTTTGTGCGCACCTTATATTTTGCTGATACCTTCTTGAGAGACA GCTCGCGCCACTGCCCGTCCTTGTGGGCAGGCACCAATGGAGGTACAGTCTACGCCTTCTGTTTACGTGTTCCTCCAGCAGAGAGGAGGATGGATGAACCTGTCAGGGCAGAGCAGG CCAAAGAGATTCAGCTGATGCACAGGGCTCCTGTTGTGGGTATACTTGTCTTGGATGGACGCAGCACTCCCCTCCCAGAACCCCTAGAAGTAGCACATGACCTTTCTAAGAGTCCTGATATGCAAGGCAGCCATCAACTGCTGGTGGTTTCTGAAGAGCAATTTAAG GTATTCACATTACCCAAGGTTAGCTCCAAACTGAAGCTCAAGCTGACGGCCCTGGAAGGCTGTAGGGTACGAAAGGTGACGGTTGCGAACTTTGGCAGCTGCAAGACTGACGATTATAGTGAAAATGACCTGGCTGTCCTGACTAACCTGGGAGACATTCAGATCATCTCGCTGCCCTTCCTCAAGTTACAGATCCGTTACCCTTGCATCCGCAAAGAAGATGTGAGCGGCATTGCATCCTGCGTCTTCACCAAATATGGCCAAG GTTTCTATCTGATCTCGCCATCGGAGTTTGAGAGGTTTTCCCTTTCTACCAAATGGTTAGTGGAGCCCCGGTGCATTGTGGACATGCCCGAAGTTACAAGCAACAATCATATGCACAACAAGTCTGGCATAGAGAATGCTGCAAGAAAATCCAG gGGATCAGGAAGGAGTTCAGGAGACTATGGAGAAGATG aaaggaaGTCTGGGAGGCTGATGGAACATGCATTACTCAATGATGAAA